CCAACAGCACGTTCCGCGCAGTTTCGAAATCAGAGTCAAGATACACGGCGCCGATGAGCGCCTCGAAGGTGTCGGCGAGAATCCGCGGCCGGTCGCGGCCGCCGTTGGCGTCCTCGCTCCGGCCCAAAATCAGGTGTTGGCCGAGGCCGAGTAGCAGCGCGAGGCTCGCAAGGGAACGCTCGTTGACCATCTGCGCGCGGGCCTTGGTCAGCGGGCCTTCTTCGAGCCGCGGAAATTTCCGGTAAAGCTCCGACGTGAGCGCAAGGCCGATGACGGAGTCTCCGAGGAATTCAAGCCGCTGGTTGTGCGGGGAGGCGCCGTCGCGCTCGTGCGCGACCGAGGGATGCGTGAGCGCCAGCTTGAGCAACTCCTGGTCGCGGAAGTGATGGCCGAGGCTGGACTGAAGGGCTTCGAGGTCGGGCACGGGCGGGCGGGTGCGGGTGTTGGAGCGGCGTCGGTTCAGGCGGGCGAAACGGCCGCGGCGGGCGTGGCTTCGGGCGACTCGGGGACCGCCGCCGTCACCTCCGCGGGAACGGGCGCGGCCGGTTCGTCGCGCTGTGCCATGAGGCTTGCGACCTGGCGCTGGACGTCTTGCAACTGGTCGAGGTGAAGATTCGGATCGGGGATGGTGAACAAGTCGCCGGATTTCGGGTGCTCGTAGTGGAAGACGCGCTGTCCGTTTTCATGCGACTGGGCCGTGACTTTGAGCAGCCGCTTGCGCTCGAGCATGACGGCGAGAATGTAGCAGACGGCGCGGTGCTGCGGATCGTTTTGCGTGGTGAGTTTGCGCAACAGGGTCTCCGCAGTCTCGCGCCGGATCGGATCCGGCGCCGCGGCTGGCGGCGCCTCGTAGATGCCCTGCCAGTGGGAGATGAAGCCCTTGCGGTCGGCCGCGCCCTGGCTGAACTGCCGCGTCCAGCACGGCTCGCAAATGTCCTGCCGCCGATACTCGCTCTGCGCGTCGTAAAGCAGCGTGTGGTAAGGCTGGGCGTCGGCAAACGGCAGCTCGCAGGCCTGGCAGGCGTGGGCGCGGGCTTGGAGATTCCAGTCGTTCATCAGGCTTGTGTCGCGCGCGGACGCGCTTAGGATGCGGACATTATTGCGATCGGCCTCCCGCGCGCAATCCCATTCAGGCCCGTCCGGATGCGGCCAGCCATCCGACCGCTGCGGAGCCGGGACGTTCGAAGCTCGCGCCCGGCCGAGGTTCACGCGTCACAACCCGACGCCCCAACGATGAAGTCCGAACTCGCCCGCAAGCTCTCGCAAGTCCGCTCACTGCTGCGGCTTCATCGGGCTGGAGCCGCGCTGATCGGTTTGCAACCCAACTTCTCGTGGCTCGCGTGCGGCGGCGAGGCGCACATCCCGTTGAACAGCGACCGCTCGTTCGGCCAGTTGATCGTCACACCGCGCGGGTTTTTCGTCTTCGCGAACCGCATCGAGATGCAGTGCCTTCTCGACGAAGTCGTGGCCGGCCTCGGCGCAATGCCGCTGCTCGCGGAATGGCACGACAACGCGGGCGCACTCAAGTTGCTCCGAAGCGTGGCCGATCCGCGGGAAATGATCTCGGATTGCGGCGAGTGGGGCACGCGCGCGCGTCCGGAACTATTCGCGCCGCTGCGCTGGTCGTTGCAGGACGCGGAAGTGAAACGCTACCGTGCGGTCGGGCGCGACGCCGAGGCCGCGATGAACGAGGCATGCCGCGCCTTGCAGCCGGGCCGCACGGAGTTCCAAATCGCGGGCGAGTTCGCCGCGCGTTGCTGGGACCGGAGCCTCACGCCCATCGTCGTGCTCGTTGCGACTGACGAGCGCATCCGCATGTATCGCCATCCCCGGCCGACGGCGAAGCGGCTGCGGCGACACGCGATGTTGATTCTCTGCGCGCGCCGACACGGGCTGATCGTGGCGCTCACGCGCATCGTGCACTTCGGCCGGCTGCCGGCGGACCTGCGGCGGCGCCACGACGCGGTCTGCGCCGTCGATGCGGCGCTGCACCTCGCCACACGAGTGGGAGCGCACGTCCGCGAGGTTTTCCGGCGCGGAGTCGAGGCTTACGCGGAACAGGGCTTCGCAGACGAGTGGCACCTGCACCACCAGGGCGGACCGTGCGGTTACCAAGGGCGTGATTATCTCGGGGGGCCGTCGGTCACGGGTGAAGTGCTCGTCAACCAGCCTTTCGCCTGGAATCCCTCGATCACCGGCACGAAGAGCGAGGACACGATACTCGCGACCCCAAACGGGCCCGTGGTCGTCACAGCCGCGCAAGATTGGCCGATGGTCCCGGTCTCCACGGGCGGCAAGTCGTGGACGCGCCCGGACATCCTGGTGCGATAACGCATCGAACCTCCATCGACGCGGATGAGCCTCGCCAGTTTCATCTCGAAGATCACAGGGATCGTCTGCCTGCGCGACCGGCTGCCCCATCCGCGCGGCGCGATCACGCTTGAACTGAAGGGCTACTCGCAGGTGGATGACTTCAGTTGCGGTGCCGTGGCCGGCTGGACGGTCGTGGAGGCGTTTGATGCGAGGCGGAGTTTCCGCAAATTCTACGACGACGCGGCGCCGCACCCGAAGCGCGGCGTCTCCACGCCGCGGTTGGCGCGCGCGTTGCGCGAGCACGGGCTGGGCGTGATCCAGTTACGACACCGGATTTCGTTTGGACGGCTGCGGCGCGCGATTGATGCGGGCTTCCCGGTCGTGTGCTGCGTGGACCACGACAAGCGCGACGGCGACCAGCACTGGCTCGTGGCGTATGGCTACCAGTCGCGGCCGGCGCGGGTGTTTGTGGCGGGGAATGGCTGGCTTCACCTTCTTGGCTCAAGCCTCGTCGGCGAGCACGTGCTTTCACGCCGCCGCTTCGAGAGGATGCGCGTTACAGGCGCGCTCGTCTGCCACAGCTACGCCCGGGATGGCGCGGAGTTGGGCCTGCCTCAAACACGCTGACACCGCCCGCCACGCGGACGCGGATCAATTCCCCCGGCGCGGCGAACATATGGCGGCAACCCGGCAGGCGTCGGCCACGACCGCAAGGCGCGCGAGAAAACTCTCCCGTTCGGACACGGGCAGCACGGAAAGCACTTGAGCCTGCAACTCGATGGCGATGCTGCGGAGTTGCTCGTATTTTCTGCGGCCCGCGGGCTTGGCGCGGAGCCGGTAGGCGCGCTTGTCCGTCTCGTGCGGCTTGCGATCCACCCAGCCGGCCTGCTGCATGCGCGACACAAGCGACGCGATGGTGTTGGGGTCGCTGGACATCGCGCGCGTCAGGTCGCCCTGCGTCATGCCCTTGGCGTCGCCCTCGATGAGGCAGCGCAGCGCGGTGAACTGGTCAGGCGTGGCGCCGGTGTGGTGGATTCGGCGGCGGAAGGCCTGGTTGAGCCCATACCAGGCGCGGCGAAGCAGCGGCGGAATCCGCCGGCGTTCGGGTGAGTCGATGGGCAGGGCATCCACGGATGCTGAATAGTCGCGGTCAGGCATAAGTCAACAAGTGCAGGCGCGATGATACGTGTAGGTAGTAACTGGTTGCAATCCTTTTGCCGCGGCCTGATAGTCCGCCGCAGCCGGCCGGGAAAAAAGTTGTCAGCCTGCGGTGGTTTGGACAGCCTGCCGGTTCGCTGCGCCACCTACGAACCGAATCCCACATGAACAGGACCTTGCCGCCCGCCCTCGCCGCCGCTGGATTGATCATCGCCGGGGCCCTCGGCCCGGCCCGGTGCGAAGCGCAGGCCGCGCGAGGCTGGCTCGCATGGCGCGGGCCAAACCAGAACGGAACTTCCGCCGAGAAAAATCTCCCCGCCTCCATCGACCCGAAGAAGCCGCTGTGGACGGCGGACTTCCCCGGCCAGTCCGCGCCGGTCATCGCGAATGGCAGGCTCTACATCATGGGCTACCTCGGCGAGGGTGCCGAGTTGCAGGAGGGGGTCGCGTGCTTTGACGCGGAGACGGGACGGAAGCTGTGGGAGAAGCGGCACACGGACTTTCTCAGCGACACCATCTATCTCCGCTACGCGACGAGCAGCCCGGCGGTGGACCCGGAGACCGGCAATGTCTACTCGCTCGGCACGCAGGGGATACTCGCGGCGCACACGGCCGACGGCAGGGACCTGTGGAGCTACTCGATGATGGAGTCGTTCGGCCGGCTCACCTTTCCGAACAGCCGCACGGCGTCGCCGGTGATTGATCGCGACCTTGTCATCGTGCGCGGCATCACCTCGAACTGGGGCAATCAAGGCGCGGCGGGCGACCGGCTCTACGGCTTCGACAAAAAGACCGGCCAGGTCGTGTGGGCTTCGTGGTCCGGCGAGCGGCCGAAGGACAACTCCTTCTCGCACCCGTATCTCACATGGTTCCGCGGCAAGCGCGTTTATGTCACGGCCACGGGCGATGGAAACGTCTTCTGCGCCAACGCCCGCACCGGCGAGCCGCTGTGGCGCGTGCCGCTGTTCGCCTCGGGCATCAACGCCACGGTGCTGGTGCACAATGACGACAAGGTCGTGGCCATCTACGGCACGCCTTACGAACCCGGCCAGATGGTTTGCGTGAAGATTCCCGACGTCGAGCCGGCTTCCGCGACGAATGCGCCCGTGGTCGTCGAACGGCAGACCGTCCAGCTTTGGGCGACCGACAAGATCAGCACATCCACGAGTCACCCGATCCTCGTCGGCGACCGCATCTACGTGGTTGCGGAAAAGGGCGACCTCTTCTGCGTGGACGTGAACACGGGCAGGATTTTCTGGAGCCTCAAACTCGGCATCGAGCAACGCAACGCCGGGCTGGTTCACGCCGACGGAAAACTCTATGTGCCGATGCTTGACGACCCCGCGAGCAAGGCGGCGGGAGATTCCGAGGCGGGCACCACGGGCGCGTTCTACATCATCCAGCCGTCGGACAAGGAGGGGAAGATCCTCTCGCACGTGCCGCTCGACGGCCGGTGCTTCGGCACGCCGTCGGTCTTCAACGGCAAGATTTACATGCAGACGACGCGCAAACTTTACTGCTTCGGCAAGACGGGAAACAACCCCGGCCTCGCACCCGAGCCCCCGCCCGAGAAGTGGCCGGTTCCAGGCCCCGCCACGCAATTGCAGGCGGTTCCCGCCGAGGTCGTGTTGCATCCCGGTGAGACGGCGGCCTTTCGCGTCCGATCGCTCGACAGGAACGGCTTCGTTGTGCAGGACAACCTCGACCCGAAGTCCGTGAGCTGGACCAATTACATCCCGCCGACCGCGCGCGTGCGGTCACTGATGAAAGGTTCGTTCAACGCCGCAGGGCAACTCGTCGCCGGGAAAGATGTCACACCGAGCGCCGGCGCCTTCATGGGCACCCTGGGCAACCTCCACGGAACCATCCGCGGCCGCGTGCTGCCCGGGCTCCCGATCCGTGAGGACTTCGAGACGTTTGCCCTCATCGAAAAACACGAGACCGAGGAAGGCGTGAACTTCGCGTATCCACCGCTGCCGTGGATTGGACCGCGATTCAAGTTCGAGGTCCGGCAGGCCGGCGACACGAAGGCCCTCGTCAAGGCCATCGACAACAAGTTTTTCCAGCGTGCGACGGTCTTTCTCGGCGAGCCGACCATGAAGAACTACACCGTGCAGACCGAAGTGATGAGCGAAGGCCGGCCGCGCAAGATGTCGGAGGTCGGCCAGGTCAACCAGCGCTATCTCATTTTGCTCAAGGGCAACTCGCAGGAAATGGAGATCAACTCCAACCAGGAACGCCTCAAGGTCGCCACGTCCTTCGCGTGGAAACCGAACCAGTGGTATGTGCTCAAGTCGCGCGTGGACTTGAAGCCCGACGGTTCCGGCATCGTCCGCGCCAAGGCCTGGCCTCGCGGCGAGCCCGAGCCCGCGGCGTGGACGCTCGAAGTCCCGCACAAGATCGCGCACACCAGCGGCTGCCCCGGGCTCTACGGATTCGCACCGCAGGACATGCGCGTGTTCATCGACAACATCAGCGTCACCGCCAACTAGGTTCGGGGCGTCCACCACTCCGCATTCACCAGCCATGAAATCATCCGCACTCATCATCGCCACACTCGTGTTCGTCGCGGGAGCCAGCGCACAGGATTGGACCCAATGGGGCGGCTCGCAGCATCGCAACATGTATTCGCCCGCAAAGGGCCTGCCCGGAATCTTCGACCCCGGCAAGATGAAGAAGAACAGCGACGACGTGGACCTCGCCGGGGCGAAGAACGTCAAGTGGGTCGCCAAGCTCGGTTCGCAGACCTACGGCAACGTCACCGTCGCCAACGGCCGGGTTTACATCGGCACCAACAACGATTCGCCACGCGATCCGCGGCACCTCGGCGACCGGTCCGTCCTCTATTGCCTCGACGAGAAGACCGGCGCTCTCATCTGGCAACTCGTCTGCCCCAAGCTCAAGTCCGGCAAGGTCAACGACTGGGAACGCCTTGGCATTCTCTCTTCCTCCACCGTCGAGGGAGACCGCATCTACGTCGTCACCAGCCGGTGCGAAGTCCTCTGCCTCGACGTGCAGGGACTCGCCAACGGCAACGACGGCCCTTACAAGGACGAGGCGAAGTATGCGGTGCTCGACACCGTCGGCGCCGACGGCAAACCCCTCGCGCCCGTCGAACCCGGACCGAAGGACGCGGACATCATCTGGCGATACGACATGATGGATGACCTTGGCGTCTTCCCGCACAACGCCTCGAACTGCAACATCCTTATCATCGGGGACATCATTTACGTTTGCACTTCCAACGGTCAGGACTGGTCGCACGTCAACATCCCCGCGCCGCTCTCCCCAAGCTTCGTCGCGCTCAACAAGAAGACCGGTGAACTTGTCGGCGAAGACGACGCAGGCATCAGCAAGCGCATCTTCCACGGGCAATGGAGCTCGCCCTCGACCGGCAGGGTCAACGGCCGCGACCTCGTCTTCTACGGCGGCGGCGACGGCTGGTGCTACGCGTTCGATGCCAGGCCCGTGAAGCAGGGCGAAACAAGCTTCCTCAAGACCGTTTGGAAGTTCGACTGCAACCCCCCCGAATACAAGACCGACAAGGACGGCAAGCCGTGGAAGTATCCCGCCGCCGAGGGCCCGAGCGAGATCATCGCCACACCGGTCTTCTACAAGAACCGCGTCTACATCGCCACGGGGCAGGACCCGGAGCATGGCGAAGGCGTCGGCCACCTCGTCTGTCTGGACGCCACGCAGACCGGCGAAATCAAGAAGCCGGTCTGGAGCTTCAAGGGCATCAAGCGGAGCATGTCCTCTGTGTCCATCGATCCCGCCACGGGGTTGCTCTTCGTGGGCGACTTCTCCGGCTTCGTCTATTGCCTCGACGCGGAGACCGGCCAGCATCACTGGACCTACGACATGAAGGCCCATCTTTGGGGCAGCACGCTCGTGGCCGATGGCAAGGTTTACATCGGCGATGAAGACGGCGACTTCGTGGTGCTCGCCGCGAACAAGGGCGTGCCTGTGCCCGCAAAGTCCCAGAAGAAGGGCGGCCCAGCCATCATGGCTCAAGTCATCAGCCAGACCAACCTCCTCGCGCCCATTTACTCCACGCCCATCGTCGCGAACGGCGTCATTTACCTTTCGACCCAATCCCACTTGTTTGCCCTCCACGACTCCGCCAAGGCCAACGCGCCCAAGCCGTAGTCGCGCACCGCTGCCGCATTTCTCCAAACCCGCACTCGCACCTCATGGCAACAACCGACTCCAACAACCTCATCCACCAGGCCCAGGCCCAACTCGACTCCCACCTCCGCGACATCCTTGCATGGCATTTCAGCCCCGACACCGGTTGCCCCTACTGGCTCGACTGGGCGAAGAAGAACTTCGACCCCCGCCACGAAGTGAAGTGCATGGCCGACATGCTCAAGTTCCCGCACTTCCAGGACGAGGCACTGCGTGACCTCGAGCCCGAGGTGTGGGTGCCCGCAGCCTTCAAGGGCAAGCCTTACAACATTTTCGAAACCGGCGGCACCACCGGCATGCCCAAGCAGCGCATCGGCTGGAACGACTACAAGACCGACTACGAGGAATTCAGCGGGAAGGTCAACGACGAGCATTTCCCGCGCGGCAAGGCGTGGATCATGGTCGGCCCCACCGGCCCGCGCCGGCTTCGCCTCGCCATCGAGCACCTCGCCAACTTCCGCGGCAGCTCGTGCTACTTCGTGGACCTCGACCCGCGCTTCGTGAAGCTCGTGCTCGCGAACAAGCAGTTCGACGTCGCCAAGCAATACATGGCCCACGTCGTCAATCAGGCCGTCACCATCATGAAGCACCGCAAGATCAGCGGCCTCTTCACAACGCCCAAGCTCCTCGAGGCACTCGCCGAGCAGGTGAATCTCTTCGAGCTTGGCATCCGCGGTGTCTTCTGCGGCGGCACCTCCATGTCGCCGCAATACGTCCGCTTCCTCATCGAGGAAGTGCTCGAGAACAAGATCGGTTTCTACCCGACCTACGGCAACACGCTCATGGGCCTCGCCGCCAGCGTGCCCATCACGAAGGAGGACAACTACTCCGTCACCTACTACGCGCCGCAGCCGCGCGCTTCGCTGCGCATCGTGAATCCCAAGCAGACCGGCCAGACCGTCGGCTACGGCGAATGGGGACGCGTGGAGCTCACCACGCTCACGAAGGAGTTCTTCATGCCGCGCTTCCTCGAGCGCGACGAGGCCATCCGCCGCCAACCGCGCGCGCCGTATGCGTGGGACGGTGTCGGCGACGTGCGGCCCTTTGGCGCGATGGAGAAGACCATTGTTGAGGGCGTTTACTGAAATGCCCTTCCACATCAATCGACTCGCAAGACCTGAAGAACGACGCCGGCTACATCGACGTCGTGCTGGAAAACGACCAGCTCCTCCGCGACTACCTGCAATTCCTCGAAGTCAGGGCGTGCCCGCGCGTGCCCACAGGCTCTCCGATCCGGCCCATCCTTCCGACAGCGCCGGCGAGTTCCCCATCAACTTCGCCGAAATCTCCGCCATGACCATCCGCGCCGCGTAGAGCAACCCACGGCACACAGCCCGTCATCGCGACCTGCCCAGCGCGGGAGAACGGCCCAAGGGAGACCACCTCGGATTCAGCAACCCATTCCAAATCACGCACCAACAATCCGACAACAAATCATGACACCCGTCCCCCACATCCCCGCGCTCCGCTTCGGCCGCGCATACGAGAGCCTCGACAAGATCAACGTCCACGACCATCGCACCGGCGAGGTCAGGGCCACCGTCAGCCAGGTCAACAGCGGCATCGTCCGCAAGGACCTCGCGAAAACCCCCACCGCCCGCGCCGCGCTGAAGCGACTCACCACCGCCGAGTTGCTCGACATCTGCGCGCGCGCCGGCGAGCAATTCCTCGAATCCACGCTCCCCCTCGGCGACGGCCACACCCAATCGCCGCAGCAATACCTGGAGACGCTTTCCGCCACGAGCGGACTGACGCACGTCATGGTCCGGCGAAACATGCAGAAGATTTTCCATTCGCTCGCGAACATGAAGACCGTGCTCAACGGCCTCACGCGCGGGCTCGACCGGCACATCCTCGACCGGGGCCACGGCGAGCAGTCCGGCACGCCGTGCAGTTACTACGCCACCACGCAGGCGCTCGGCCTCGTGATGCCGAGCAACTCGCCCGCGGTCAACTCGCTCTGGCTTCCGAGCATCGCGCTCAAGATTCCCGTCGTCCTCAAGCCCGGCCGCGACGAGCCATGGACCCCCTTCCGCCTCCTTCAAGCGTTCATCACCGCCGGCGCGCCCGCGGCGGCGTTCGGCTTCTATCCCACCGACCACGAGGGAGCCGCGACAATCCTCAACGGTTGCGGCCGCGCCCTTGTCTTCGGCGACAAGACGACGATGGCGCATTACACGAACAACCCCGCCATCCAGCTCCACGGCCCCGGCTACAGCAAGATCCTCATCGGCGACGACCAGATCGAGCGCTGGCCCGAGTTCCTCGACGTGATCGTGACCAGCATCATGGAAAACGGCGGCCGCAGTTGCATCAACGCCTCCGCCATCCTCGTCCCAAGATACTCCGCCGAAATCGCCGACGCCCTCGCGCAACGCGTTGGCCCCATCGCCCCTTCCCGCGCCGACGACGAACACGCGCGCCTCTCCGCCTTCGCAAATCCCCGGATGGCCGATGCAATTGACGCGCAGGTCGAAGCCGACTTGAGAATCCCCGGTGCCACCGACGTGACCTCGAAGCACCGCAATGGCGCGCGCAAGGTCGAGTTCGAGGGCGGCACCTATCTGCGCCCGACGATCGTGCACTGCGACTCCTTCGCGCACCCGCTGGCGAACCGCGAGTTCATGTTCCCCTTTGCCAGCGTCACGCAAGTGCCACAATCCGAAATGCTCGCGCGCATCGGCCCGTCACTCTCCGTGAGCGCGATCACCAAGGATCCCGCGTTTACCGCGCAACTCCTCGACTCGCCGCACATCGAGCGGCTCAACCTCGGCCCCGTGTCGACGTTGAAAGTCTCGTGGGACCAGCCGCACGAGGGGAACATGTTCGAGTTCCTCTACAAGCGCCGCAGCATCGAGCGCGGGTGGTGAGAATCCCGCGGAGTGTCGCGCCACTTTCGCGCCGCTTGCGGGTTGAAACTTGAACAATTTAAACTCGCCGCCCGTCACTCAACGCGCATGACACCCTTCGACCACCAGCCGCGCACGCGCCTCATCTTCGGCACCGGCTGCGTGGATCGCGCCGGCGAACTGGCCCGCGAACTCGGTGCGCGCAAGGTCCTCCTCGTCACGGACAGCGGCCTGGTCGCCGCAGGCCACGCGGGCCACGTCCGGGGCGCGATCGAGAAAGCCGGCCTCGGTGTCGCGGTATTCGACAAGGCACTGGAAAACCCCACCGCCCGCTGCGTGGACCAGTGCGCGGCCGTCGCCAGGGACGCGGGCATCGACACGATCATCGGCCTCGGCGGCGGGAGCGCGATGGACACCGCGAAGGGCTGCAATTTCATCCTCACCAACGGCGGCCGGATGCACGACTACTGGGGCCACGGCAAGGCTTCGAAGCCGATGCTGCCGCTCATCGCCATCCCGACCACCGCAGGCACGGGCAGCGAGATGCAGTGTTACGCGCTCATCGCCGACGAGCACACGCACCAGAAGATGGCCTGTGGCGACCCGAAGGCCGCGGCGCGCATCGCCCTCCTCGACCCGTCGCTCACGGTGTCGATGCCCCGGCGCGTCACCGCGTGCACGGGCATCGACGCGATCGCGCACGCCGTCGAGACCGTCGTGACGACGAAACGCAACCCGCTCTCGCTCATGTACTCGCACGAGGCGTTCAAACTCTGCGCCAGCAGCTTTCCACGCGTGATGAAAAACCCAAGGGACATCGAGGCCCGCGGGCGCATGCTTCTCGGCGCCGCCTTCGCGGGCACGGCGATCGAGAATTCCATGCTCGGCATCGCTCACTCCCTCGCCAATCCGCTCACTGCGCACTTCGGCATCGTCCACGGGCAGGCCGTCGGGATGCTGCTTCCGCTCGTGGTGCGCTTCAACGCGAAGGAACCCGCCGCGCTCCATGCCTACGCCGAGCTCGCCTCCTCCGTGGAACTCGCACGCGTGTCCGATGGGCTCGCCTCCGCGCTCGAATCCCTCATCTCGCGCCTCGAATCCCTGCTCAATCTCGCCGGGATGCCGCGCTCGCTCGGCGATTGCGGCGTGGACGCTTCCAAGGTGAAACTCCTCGCCGCGGAGGCCCAGCGCCAGTGGACCGCGCAATTCAATCCCCGCGCGGCGACCCTCGAGGACTTTGTCGGCCTCTACGAGGCGGCGTTCGAGCGGAGAAGCGACGGCGACCTGGTGTAGCCTCGAGCCGGTGCCGACCAGTGCGGCGCGATTTCAGCGCGGGCCGTTGGTATCGCGGATTTCGGTCATTTCCCGCAGCAGCCGATACTTCAACGCCACTTCCGCCGCGGAAAACTTCGCGATGCGCCAGCCCTGCGCGCCGTCGAGAAATCCGCGCTTGAGCACGTAGCCGCGAAACCACCGGAACGCCGCGTGCGTTGACGACGCGAGCCGGCCGCACGACTTGCCGGCCTCGAACTGCGTCTCGGCCCACAGCCGCGCATACTTTTCGCAGCGCGCCCAATGGTCCGCGGCGTCGCGGAACGAGTGATGATACAAGTCGCCCGCGAGCGGGAGCGCCGGGCCGTCGAGTTCGAGGCGCTCGTGGACTTTCCCGCCGGCGAACCGCGCGCGGTCGCGGCGGAACAGCCGCACGAGCCGGTCCGGATACCAGTCGCCGTGGCGGATCCACCTGCCCTCATAAAGAACGCACCGCGGCATCTCATAGCCGCAGACGCCCGCCGGCGGTTCGTTGCGCCGGATGGCTCCGACCTCCTCGCGAAGCAGGGGCGAAAGCTCCTCGTCCGCGTCGATGCTGAACACCCACTCGTTCGCCGCGAGCGACAGCACCATGTTCTTCTGGCCGACATAGCCGAGCCACGCCTGCCGCTCGAACCGCGCGCCACACTCGCGCGCGATGCGCTCCGTGCCATCCGTGCTGCCCGAGTCGAGCACCACGATTTCATCCGCAAGGTCCGCGCAACTCCGCAGGCAGCGCGGGAGATTCTGCTCCTCGTTGAGCGTGATGAGGCAGAAGGAGACTTTCATGCGCGCTTCTCCCGAGTCGCGAGTTCGAGGATGGCAAGTGTTTCCGCGACGTTTCGATCGAGGCCGAGTGCGCCGACGTCCGGGCATGATGCCGGCGCATCCCGTCCGCTCCAATGCATGATGGCGCGCACCAGCGCGGGGATGTCGTCCGGCGTGGGCAGCACCGTGCCATTCACCCCCTCTCGGATCCATTCCGCCGCGCCATTTTGGGAGCAGGTGACAACGGGCAATCCAGCCGCGAGAGCCTCCGCGCAGACATTCGCTGATGGCTCGTAAACGGGCACGAACGCGAACAGATCCGCGGCTGCAAATGCGTGCTCCACGTCGGTCATCGAGCTGGCGAAAATGACGGTGGGCGGACTGCCCGCCGGCGGTGTTCCCTTGCCGACGACGAGGAGCCTTGTCGTGGCGGGCAATGACCGCATCGCCTCGATCAAGTAACGCAGTCCCTTCCGCTCCCACCCCGAGCCGACAAAGAGCAGCAGGAACTCGTCGTCATTCACGCCGAAGCGCGCGCGCGTTTCGGCGCGTTTGCCGCTGCGAAATCGCTCCACGTCCACGCCGTTCCGCACGAGGTGGATTCGTTCCGAGGGAAACTTGAAGTGCTCGAGTATCTCCCGTTTCACCATCTCGGAGTTGACGATGATGCGCCGGGTGTTGGCCGGGTCAAAGGTCTGCGCCTCGATTGCCATCATGTTTCGATGGAACGCGCCCCGGCCGATGAACGGCCGCTTCCACCACGGAGCAAACTGGCGCCGTCGCTCGAGCCACACGCGGTGCACGCCGTCGCCGGCGCGATACACGTCCTGCTTGAGCGTGCGTTCGAGGCTGAACACGCAGTCGAACGATTCGCGCGCCATGGCGTCCTCCACAGCATGGGC
The Verrucomicrobiota bacterium DNA segment above includes these coding regions:
- a CDS encoding iron-containing alcohol dehydrogenase, which gives rise to MTPFDHQPRTRLIFGTGCVDRAGELARELGARKVLLVTDSGLVAAGHAGHVRGAIEKAGLGVAVFDKALENPTARCVDQCAAVARDAGIDTIIGLGGGSAMDTAKGCNFILTNGGRMHDYWGHGKASKPMLPLIAIPTTAGTGSEMQCYALIADEHTHQKMACGDPKAAARIALLDPSLTVSMPRRVTACTGIDAIAHAVETVVTTKRNPLSLMYSHEAFKLCASSFPRVMKNPRDIEARGRMLLGAAFAGTAIENSMLGIAHSLANPLTAHFGIVHGQAVGMLLPLVVRFNAKEPAALHAYAELASSVELARVSDGLASALESLISRLESLLNLAGMPRSLGDCGVDASKVKLLAAEAQRQWTAQFNPRAATLEDFVGLYEAAFERRSDGDLV
- a CDS encoding glycosyltransferase family 2 protein; the encoded protein is MDPRGGEWHGAAHAGRHPRAGARHHALERTGCAGIMPGRRRTRPRSKRRGNTCHPRTRDSGEARMKVSFCLITLNEEQNLPRCLRSCADLADEIVVLDSGSTDGTERIARECGARFERQAWLGYVGQKNMVLSLAANEWVFSIDADEELSPLLREEVGAIRRNEPPAGVCGYEMPRCVLYEGRWIRHGDWYPDRLVRLFRRDRARFAGGKVHERLELDGPALPLAGDLYHHSFRDAADHWARCEKYARLWAETQFEAGKSCGRLASSTHAAFRWFRGYVLKRGFLDGAQGWRIAKFSAAEVALKYRLLREMTEIRDTNGPR
- a CDS encoding glycosyltransferase family 4 protein → MAALPDSRAVRARSDLELLAPNARRREEPRMKLALIRRQFSATGGAELYVQRLLTALASAGHEPHLFAESWDGAAGGVTLHRVPVSGSRAEKPARFAHAVEDAMARESFDCVFSLERTLKQDVYRAGDGVHRVWLERRRQFAPWWKRPFIGRGAFHRNMMAIEAQTFDPANTRRIIVNSEMVKREILEHFKFPSERIHLVRNGVDVERFRSGKRAETRARFGVNDDEFLLLFVGSGWERKGLRYLIEAMRSLPATTRLLVVGKGTPPAGSPPTVIFASSMTDVEHAFAAADLFAFVPVYEPSANVCAEALAAGLPVVTCSQNGAAEWIREGVNGTVLPTPDDIPALVRAIMHWSGRDAPASCPDVGALGLDRNVAETLAILELATREKRA